ttctcACAAATTGTTATTAGTCCACCCTCGGTATATTGCAGGCAAAATCCTAATTGAAGCACCCTACAAATACACAAGAAGGCTCGAAAGAACATGTGAAATTATGAAAACATATCGTTTCCTTTGTGCTAACATGTACAAAACACGTCTTATTACTGCTGGACAAGGTTACGTCCGCTATAAATGTACCGGTGTCCGTACGTGCTTCTAATGTCTTCTTCGGTAGCCCTCCGTTGAAGGTTTATCCCTTCCATTTGTTCTATACGTTTAATAAGTGTTTCCCCTAATTTGTAATTTTAGGTATAGGAAGTGACGCATTTCCAATCCACAAAGCTCGCTGCCAAGTTGATCTTTAAACACCCCTAGGTAAAGTGCCAGACGAAAGCCAACCGCAACCATGAGCCTAAAAACACGCAGCATCGTGTTTGTAACGTTCTTTACCAGCTGCCTGATCGTTGGACTGCTTGTGGCCAGTCTCACCACCAACAACTGGATACAGGGCAGTGCTAAGCGGAGAAATTTTACCGAATCTAGCGGTCAAATCAATTTCGGACTGTTCCAGGGCCATCGACGTTTGAATGTTGGGTTTGGATTGAGGGATTACAAAATTGATGGTAAGGATACACTTGATTAAATGCATTAAATCTACCGACAATAGTGCGTTGATGagcattttcccttttcattcttttcattCGTTAGTCCCGGCAATGATTCGCAATGAGCCGGATGTGATGAGTTACTGGTTATGGCTTGGTTCAGCCCTTGGCACCGGTTTCGGTATTCTAGGAGGCGTGATCACAGCGATCGCATCGGTACTAAAGTCAGCATCCGCTTCGAAGAAAACCGGCACCATGGTAGTGTTGTTGGTGAGCAACCTTTTTACCGGATTCTCCCAAACAATCGCACTTGTTTGTTGGCTCGTACAGTTCTACAACTATCTAACGCACAACGTACTGCTGGCCGAAGATCGTAACAACAACTGGTACAGTACAGGACTGACGATGCTCGGATCAAGCTTTTACTTCATCCCTGCCGGAATTGTGCTAGTTGTGCTGAATTTGATCTTACTTATTGCCGCCACACGGCTCGAACACCgcgaaaggaaaaagtttttgaatCCGCCTACGGACGATAAAACACAGGGGGCTATTATGCTGTACTGAAGGTGCACACGTCTGTTCTTTAATTGCTTCCTTTATTATTCCTTCTCTTTTAATACTCAACGAAGTGAAATTTACAAAGATAGATGAATTTGTCCTCAAGTATGTAATTACGGTTCTTACATCATGCCATAAGCTGAACTAAAGAGACATTATGAATTCATTGCACGTGAAAATGGGTTGCGTTTTTGGCGATCGGAGCCTCATAGAACAAACCTTTTTagtaccgtttttttttaatttaccatATCAGGGCATGACCTGGATTTAAGCTAAAAGTAAGTTGTAGCATAGATAGAGTTAAGATTTTTTACCACTGGAATTAGAGTATGCTTTTAAGACAAATAATTGCCACCTACttataaattatgaaataaatggtaataatttttattgcttgcgTAGCTTACTTAGTTGTTCTGAATATAACCTaagtttttctttgtatttgtTCCTCTGTTGGAAATGCGTTTGAGAGTGTTTgcctttttcctttcacttttgACATGAACGAAGGACTTCAATGATAGGCGAGTAAGGAGTTCTTGAATTGTCCTCGTGATTGTTTCTCTTCCTGTATGTAAAATGTTTCTAAACATCATACAAATTTCCAGATAGAGTACATAGATACATttctatgttttattttgggcTTCTACATGAATTGAATCACGCATCACTGAATCACGGCACTAATTTTAAATGCAAGTTTATCTTACAAAacgcttttgttttcaaaatttaataaaatctgGATAAGTAGCCtgctattttcatttctttgatTCCGTAATAAATCTTTACCAAAAGTTAATTTATGATAATTATGGCTTTTGGAAAAAGAAAGTATCGGTACGCTCttcatcagttttttttttgcgaattgAACTGTCAAACAGTTTTACCTACACAAGATCCTAGTGTGCCAGTGGTTGCCGTACGTCAAAcatacgaaaacaaaaacacgaacgCAATCCACGAACCGCAGAAAGCACAGGAAATTGGGCCCGTATTTAACCTACAGCTTGATTCTGTCTACAGTCAGCATTTGCCAACATGTACACACTACTCAGTGGATTTTACAAGTACCTCACACAAAAGGACGAATACTGCATATTAATCCTTGGCCTAGACAATGCTGGCAAGACGGTAAGCTTTTGTATCGTTCTATTGCGCGTGAAAGTCTGTGTTCATTAACATATTCGTAACATTGCATTTGTGTTATTTGATTGTAGACCTATCTGGAAGCGGCAAAGACAAAGTTTAGCAAAAACTACCGAGGGATGAATCCGAGCAAAATTACAACTACAGTTGGGCTAAACATTGGCCAAATCGATATCGCTGGCATACGGATGAGCTTCTGGGATTTGGGCGGCCAGCAGGAGCTGCAGTCGCTATGGGACAAATATTACTCGGAGTCACACGCCGTCATCTACGTGGTCGACTCGAATGATCGCACACGGATGAGTGAATCGAAGGAGGTATTCGATCGTATGATCAGCAATGAGTATCTGTCCGGGATTCCTTTACTGGTGCTGGCAAACAAGCAAGATTTGCCCGATTGCATGGGTGTGCGGGAAATCAAACCCGTCTTCCAGGAGGCTGGCCATCTTATTGGACGCCGCGACTGTTTAGTGATGCCCGTATCGGCGCTTACGGGGTAAGTGGAGAATGTTTCGCATATGTTGGCCATGCTTGGCATGATGCTACATATTGCCTCTGTGcgcattgtttgttttccaggGAAGGTGTCGATGAAGGTATCAAGTGGTTGGTCGAGTCCATCAAGCGAAACTCAATCGTTCGCCCTCCAAAGACGGAAGACACCTGATCATAATTGGATTTGTCGATTAGCTTTGATTTGCACTTACGTATTTATATTTGTGATATATGTGCATGATGATTAAAAGAAGAGAAGCATACATAAAACCATACTCACGCAATTcttattcattcattttatttgtattacTACACATACCACATACATATTACTACACACTTACCTATTTTTCTAGTGTTATACTTGCTTATacgaaaaatgttcaaaacgTAAATATGTTACTCTTTGCACACTTCATGTATTTCCGAAAACGTCTTATGTGTCGAAACGAAAACGTCAGTCGTAAGGAGCATACAGAGGTATGAATTACGTCGAGAACATGCACTATCCAGACTGTTTCTTTCCATGCAGCTGCTGCAATAACGAGTTATAACTTGTATTTACGATCATCGCATCATTTCGCAGCGAAGGGGACTTTCCAGGCTACAAATGGACAGAAACTACGTAGCAAGCTCAAAATTCAATGGAAATCGAATAGTTTTgacaaaatgttttgcttaCTCACTAATCACTATACCATATCCATCGTGACTTTCAAAAGCTATCCCTGCTTTTCACAGAATTCATACTTACTTAATTACTTATCTTAGAGTctaatatttttcttaatagaattgaattaatttattttaatagaaTGTCATCATAAAACATACACATGTCTGAGGAAAGGTACGTAAACAAACCAATCATACTGAATACCGAATGATTGAGTCACTGACATCCGACTCATTCATTGGCGAATGGTACGAAAAGGGGTGCAGCAAATTTTGGATTAGGTGGAAGACGGAAGATCTCCAACAACTCCAGGCGAGAACAAAGTAGAAAGGCTCAGCGACATCACTTGTACCCGGAATGTTGGCCTTATTACGGGAGGACAATGTACCACCAACAACTTGGCCACTCGCGAGGATGGCAGAGGTACACCCAACGGAAAGGAAATTAAGAGACTGGCGGTCAAAATATGCATTATGCCTGTACAAATATGAACTATATGTAGGTAGTTAGGGAAGGCAAAGCATGGTAAAGGAATTCAATTGTTGTAAGAATAATATTTTGGGAATGAATTTGCATTTggtatttgaattttgaagTAATTGTTAACTACTAACTATGAATTAAATACTAAATACTTAGTTAAATACTAACTATGAAAAACATGAACTATGAATTAGATAGGAATAAGAATTAGGGTTTAGTTAGATAGAAAATCATGGATTTGAAATAACGATTTGGAAGATGgataaaaataagaatttttagGTGGTCGGTAATATTTGCACCTATGAGTAGGCAACCGACAAACATAGGGTTAATGAGTATTAGTGATAGAATTAGGTACAATAGGACATAGTGTTAGTAGTGACAGTACTTAAGCAAACTACCAATCGAGCAAGAGTGAATCCACCAATGATCCGAAAGAGCTGAGCTGAGAACAACAAGATTACCGTGTATATCATAACGGTGAAGAAAAGTGAAGTAATGGTGCGGTAGGATTTCGCCTCAGTACGATAGCAATACCGGTGAGGGCAAAGAGAAGGCATCAACTTCCATAAAATCGCTAGTAAAGATACAAAAAGAGATACGGGACGTTATGCGACAGATTATTGCGTCGATCAGCTTCCTGCCGTGTCTGGAGGAACGCTGCAGCTTCGACATAATGATGCATACGGAGAGAGACGTTTTCCAACAAATACCCGACAAATATCACTTTATTTAAGATAAATAGAATGTTTCCTCCCTATTCACAAAACTGCCTTAATAGTGCCTTAATTACCTTAATTGGCGGATTTATGTCGATTTTGTCAAAAGGGCTATGAAGCTTATACGTCTGGAAGCTGGAAAATCCATATAAAAAAtgctggactgcaacaactactGGGGaattacggtgttgaatatcGGCTACAAAAAATTCTCCCTAAaccttcaggataagcttgtcccattcgttgaccggatagttggaaactatcaaagaggattccgaaacagAAAATCTACCattgaccagatcttcaccatgcggcaaatcttggagaagatggctgaacagcagttgaactgcaccatctcttcatagatttcaaggccacATATGATAGTACAGCAGAGCATagcatgagctcttttggaatcccgtccaaactgatcaggcttgttagaatgaccatgaccaacgtcacatgccagatGAAGCTGTCtactattcaacttggcgctagagagggccatccgtgacacggaggtggagacttcgggaaccatcttctataagtcaacccagatcctgacatacgctgatgatgtagacatcattggtctgcggctctcccaggtagcagaggcctaccaaaagATCGAATAAGTATGTTGAATGTAATAGAGAAAAATGTTAAGAACTGCAATAAACAAGAATTCATAGAAGGATATACTGTCGGAACAGGTGCTCGATACATGCAGAGGACACATGACATTGAGAATCTCTTAGAAGAGAGACACATCTGAGATGTTCGAACTGTAAACTACATTTAAACAGTAAACTGTAAGAGCATGCAGTAAGTGTCGTTGTGAGTGTAGCAGAGCAAGATGAAAAGCACACAGGGAAGTAGTTACATAAGATTTAGCGAGAAAGATGAAGGTATTCAAACGATAAATCCCATTACCGTTATAAATTCTAGAACGGCCTTTAGCAGAATGAAATATGTCGATCGTTTGGGGGTGATATCTTATCAAAAATGgtaaattacaaaaacacCATGTTTGAAGGCTACCTTCAAGTttcaaaactttattttaatttaatttacatcactgttttttaacattactattattatcgTTTCGAAATCAATGTAACAAAAATCCGAAGTACGTTAGGCGCTTATCCGTTTGGCTATTGATCTGTGTTTCATatattctttctctttctctttctttctctctctctctctctctctctctctttctctttctctctatcttttttttttctcttttttctttctttaagaCTTTCATACACCTTTATAAAACTTTTGTAACGTCCTCACTCACACTTGTGATAAATCCGTCAATCTGAATACAATCGGACATCGCGATGGTGAGCTGTCGTACttaacattaaattaaatgtgcTACACTAACTCCCTCGTACTTCATTCTACAACAAATCTGCGGCTAATCGACTAAATCGAGGCTGGACGAGATCGTTTGACGTCGATATCATTCGGAGAAGTCTTTATCTTGCAAACAGTAAGTCACATACAGGTAAGCATCTCATTATCTAAAGATGGGTCTTCCACCAGATCCGGGAGCATGTACATCATAATTCGCAaggacaagaagaagatcgTCAAGGACTTCGTTATGCAACGCCAATAGTATGCAAACACCAGTATAAGAATTGCCACCATCGAGAGCTACAATGTTGATAGTTTTAGGTTCTCGCATATGTTGCTTCTGCTTCATGCGGTGGTTTAGTGCTACTTACACCACCTGCCCTCATTCGAGTGAGTAGAAATGGCGAGAGCATCAGATCCCCACGCCATTGACTTCAAGAAGGAAAACGAttccatagatcggaccgacctatggaacaccatgtgGCAGTATGGAATGCCTGGGAATCTGGTA
This genomic window from Anopheles maculipalpis chromosome 2RL, idAnoMacuDA_375_x, whole genome shotgun sequence contains:
- the LOC126559111 gene encoding ADP-ribosylation factor-related protein 1, yielding MYTLLSGFYKYLTQKDEYCILILGLDNAGKTTYLEAAKTKFSKNYRGMNPSKITTTVGLNIGQIDIAGIRMSFWDLGGQQELQSLWDKYYSESHAVIYVVDSNDRTRMSESKEVFDRMISNEYLSGIPLLVLANKQDLPDCMGVREIKPVFQEAGHLIGRRDCLVMPVSALTGEGVDEGIKWLVESIKRNSIVRPPKTEDT
- the LOC126558988 gene encoding uncharacterized protein LOC126558988 — protein: MSLKTRSIVFVTFFTSCLIVGLLVASLTTNNWIQGSAKRRNFTESSGQINFGLFQGHRRLNVGFGLRDYKIDVPAMIRNEPDVMSYWLWLGSALGTGFGILGGVITAIASVLKSASASKKTGTMVVLLVSNLFTGFSQTIALVCWLVQFYNYLTHNVLLAEDRNNNWYSTGLTMLGSSFYFIPAGIVLVVLNLILLIAATRLEHRERKKFLNPPTDDKTQGAIMLY